A stretch of Candidatus Vicinibacter affinis DNA encodes these proteins:
- a CDS encoding tetratricopeptide repeat protein, giving the protein MKTFFSLFLTFLFFTSALIAQSSSKPLKPKINSMQKTTTRPKDKRMGLGSRDMTEKIENNEVAEAFVELKSGNVEQATKQFEKYSQQDLDAAFGYGLALHQQGYTKEAIKVLEEVILKDPDHTDAMYELASIYFESDNYPKAEEYYLSILRLDPEDDFTWEDLGFLYTMVEGLESQAIYCFKQVIKLDPEYPDPHFEIARIYALTGHDQDAIKQLQLACKKKFEDMNSISEDEDFKSLHELPEFNSLMEKCSTDEMK; this is encoded by the coding sequence ATGAAAACATTTTTTTCGCTTTTTCTGACCTTCCTATTTTTTACCTCTGCACTGATCGCACAAAGCAGTTCTAAACCCCTCAAACCAAAGATAAATTCCATGCAGAAAACCACAACCAGACCTAAGGACAAAAGGATGGGATTGGGGTCCAGGGACATGACAGAAAAAATAGAAAATAATGAAGTAGCAGAAGCTTTTGTGGAATTGAAATCCGGTAATGTAGAACAGGCAACCAAACAATTTGAAAAATATTCTCAGCAAGACCTGGACGCAGCATTCGGCTATGGACTCGCATTACACCAACAAGGGTATACCAAAGAGGCCATTAAAGTTTTGGAGGAGGTAATCCTGAAAGATCCCGATCATACAGATGCCATGTACGAACTGGCATCCATTTATTTTGAAAGCGATAATTATCCAAAAGCAGAAGAATACTATCTGAGTATCCTCAGACTGGATCCTGAAGATGACTTTACCTGGGAAGACCTTGGTTTTTTGTACACCATGGTGGAAGGCCTAGAATCACAGGCGATCTATTGTTTCAAACAAGTGATTAAATTAGACCCGGAATATCCTGATCCTCACTTTGAAATAGCCAGAATCTATGCATTGACAGGCCACGACCAAGACGCTATTAAACAACTTCAGCTAGCCTGCAAAAAGAAATTCGAAGACATGAATTCCATTTCGGAAGATGAAGATTTTAAAAGCTTACATGAGTTACCGGAATTCAACTCCCTCATGGAAAAATGCAGCACAGATGAAATGAAATAA